From a single Calothrix sp. NIES-2098 genomic region:
- a CDS encoding aliphatic sulfonates ABC transporter substrate-binding protein, whose product MFIASLNAIADFLCRLQKSQNWRESNLQKWSKIYATAINLDEEIVYKDVQEGQQQHPQKLFPVSEEAISSKQKVADSFFKAGVIPTKVDDKHWKKASFGIDTLTCGNLRLRLVRNDCKCFLALHNCGIILEFASYHVRSNGRHCDRRVDAER is encoded by the coding sequence GTGTTTATTGCTTCTTTGAATGCGATCGCAGATTTTCTTTGTCGGTTACAAAAGTCGCAAAACTGGCGCGAATCTAATCTCCAAAAATGGTCGAAAATTTATGCAACTGCCATCAATCTTGATGAAGAGATTGTTTACAAGGATGTCCAAGAAGGACAACAACAGCACCCCCAAAAATTATTTCCTGTGTCTGAAGAGGCGATCTCATCTAAGCAAAAAGTTGCTGATAGCTTTTTCAAAGCAGGTGTAATTCCTACAAAAGTTGATGACAAGCACTGGAAAAAGGCCAGTTTTGGGATTGATACCCTAACCTGCGGGAACTTGCGTCTACGCTTGGTTCGCAATGACTGTAAATGTTTTTTGGCGTTGCATAATTGCGGGATAATTTTGGAATTTGCATCATATCATGTCCGTTCAAACGGCCGTCATTGCGACCGGAGGGTAGACGCGGAGCGGTGA
- a CDS encoding class II aldolase/adducin family protein translates to MPRFDRPQPPVFQRVEEERLYRKQRLAAAFRLFARFGFSEGIAGHITARDPEFTDHFWVNPLGTYFGHIRVSDLILVDREGEVVKGDAPVNRAAFAIHSQVHEARPDVIAAAHAHSLHGKSWSSLGRLLDPLTQDACAFYQDHTLFDDYKGVVLDTSEGKRIAEALGDKKAVILRNHGFLTVGRTVDEAAWWYITFERSAQAQLLAEAAGKPISIDHEIATLTHSQVGTHSGGWFSFQPLYNRIVREEPDLLE, encoded by the coding sequence GTGCCGAGATTCGATAGACCCCAACCACCAGTTTTTCAACGAGTTGAAGAAGAACGCCTTTACCGCAAACAACGCCTTGCGGCTGCCTTTCGTTTATTTGCCCGTTTTGGTTTTAGTGAAGGAATAGCAGGTCATATTACTGCCCGCGACCCAGAATTTACCGATCATTTTTGGGTAAATCCGTTAGGAACATACTTCGGACATATCCGTGTTTCCGACTTGATTTTGGTAGATAGAGAAGGTGAAGTTGTCAAAGGCGATGCTCCGGTCAATCGCGCCGCCTTTGCTATTCATTCCCAGGTACATGAAGCCCGACCTGATGTAATTGCCGCAGCACACGCTCATTCGCTACACGGTAAATCTTGGTCAAGCCTGGGTCGCTTACTCGATCCTCTAACTCAAGATGCTTGTGCTTTTTATCAAGACCACACCCTATTTGATGACTATAAAGGTGTAGTTCTAGATACTTCTGAAGGTAAAAGAATTGCTGAAGCATTAGGCGATAAAAAAGCTGTCATCCTTCGCAATCACGGCTTTTTGACAGTAGGAAGAACAGTAGACGAAGCTGCTTGGTGGTATATTACGTTTGAGCGATCGGCTCAAGCGCAACTTTTAGCTGAAGCAGCAGGTAAACCGATTTCCATTGACCATGAAATCGCTACTTTAACTCATAGCCAAGTAGGAACCCATTCTGGAGGCTGGTTTAGCTTTCAACCACTCTACAACAGGATTGTGCGCGAAGAACCGGATTTGTTGGAGTAG
- a CDS encoding peptidase M4, thermolysin — MRIHICNSKCFCCFVPPFVTENLAKAGVEPARESLLKSRELRQKRAAKTEKKRKKAESTGTSAREVYDSQHKEEQRVQLVRSEGAPVTVDEDVTKVYEYSGLVRDYFKSLLGRNSIDNLGMDLILNVHFGELYMNAFWDGDEMTFGDGDGQIFSSFAKSLDVIAHELAHGVTQHTASLEYYSQSGALNEHFSDVFGTAITQFALKQTAGEADWLIGDEIMGPELYGEALRSMKEPGTAYDNSLLGKDIQPGHMKDYFQGEEDNQGVHINSGIPNKAFYLTAIEIGTDKATLIWYTALQKLWATANFNDAVTVIVDSTRLLIKSGQVPVGSTQIVRSAFKAVGLPSS, encoded by the coding sequence ATGAGAATCCATATCTGCAACTCCAAATGTTTTTGCTGCTTTGTTCCTCCCTTTGTTACCGAAAATTTAGCAAAAGCAGGAGTAGAACCTGCACGAGAGAGTCTTTTAAAAAGCAGGGAGCTACGTCAAAAAAGAGCTGCTAAAACTGAAAAAAAGCGGAAAAAAGCTGAATCTACTGGGACATCTGCTCGTGAAGTCTACGATTCTCAACATAAGGAGGAGCAACGAGTTCAGTTAGTGCGTAGCGAGGGCGCTCCTGTTACGGTTGATGAAGATGTCACCAAAGTTTATGAATACTCCGGTTTAGTTCGTGACTATTTTAAAAGTCTGCTAGGGCGAAACTCCATTGATAATTTAGGAATGGACTTAATTCTCAATGTTCATTTCGGAGAACTTTACATGAACGCCTTCTGGGATGGCGACGAAATGACCTTTGGGGATGGAGATGGTCAAATTTTTTCCAGTTTTGCTAAATCACTAGATGTAATTGCTCACGAGCTAGCTCATGGTGTGACTCAGCACACTGCTAGTCTAGAATACTACAGTCAGTCTGGAGCGTTAAACGAACATTTTTCTGATGTGTTTGGTACTGCTATTACTCAGTTTGCCCTCAAGCAGACTGCTGGTGAAGCAGACTGGCTCATCGGTGATGAGATTATGGGGCCAGAATTGTATGGTGAAGCTCTGCGTTCCATGAAAGAACCAGGAACGGCTTATGATAATTCCTTGTTAGGTAAAGACATTCAGCCTGGTCACATGAAAGATTATTTTCAAGGAGAAGAAGATAATCAGGGAGTGCATATTAACAGTGGCATTCCCAATAAGGCATTCTACCTAACGGCAATAGAAATTGGCACAGATAAAGCAACGTTAATTTGGTATACAGCTTTGCAAAAACTCTGGGCGACTGCTAATTTCAATGATGCAGTTACTGTGATTGTGGACTCTACTCGCTTGTTAATCAAGAGTGGACAAGTACCTGTAGGTTCAACTCAGATAGTCCGGTCAGCTTTTAAAGCAGTAGGACTGCCATCCTCATAA
- a CDS encoding putative appr-1-p processing enzyme family — translation MELWLVDINLTLVEAWKKAFTNFDNVCIKHGNILEIAENTIVSPTNSYGFMDGGIDLLYTEFFGMTPQTRLQEAIKSRDEGYLPVGASVLIPTDNALIPYMICVSTMLTPESVPTYNSFYAMIAVLNAASRYSQIVKKVFCPGLATGIGGVLPELAAQEMANAYQKWSLSRS, via the coding sequence ATGGAATTATGGCTAGTTGACATTAACCTTACATTAGTTGAAGCATGGAAGAAAGCTTTCACAAATTTTGATAATGTTTGCATCAAACATGGCAATATTCTTGAAATAGCCGAGAATACTATTGTTTCACCAACTAATAGTTATGGCTTCATGGATGGTGGAATTGACCTACTGTATACAGAGTTTTTTGGAATGACTCCGCAAACACGCTTACAAGAAGCAATCAAGAGTAGAGATGAAGGTTATTTACCAGTTGGAGCTAGCGTTTTAATTCCTACAGATAATGCACTTATTCCTTACATGATTTGTGTATCCACAATGCTGACACCAGAATCAGTACCAACCTACAATAGTTTCTATGCAATGATTGCTGTTTTGAATGCTGCATCCCGTTATTCTCAGATAGTTAAAAAAGTGTTTTGTCCAGGCCTTGCTACGGGTATTGGTGGTGTATTACCAGAATTAGCTGCACAGGAAATGGCTAATGCTTATCAAAAGTGGAGTTTGAGTAGAAGCTAA
- a CDS encoding RNA modification protein yields the protein MTTSKRRYHITTFGCQMNKADSERMAGILEDMGFEFSEDPNYADVILYNTCTIRDNAEQKVYSYLGRQAKRKHEQPDLTLIVAGCVAQQEGESLLRRVPELDLVMGPQHANRLKDLLESVFEGNQVVATEPVYIMEDITQPRRDSKVTAWVNVIYGCNERCTYCVVPNVRGVEQSRTPEAIRAEIEELGRQGYKEITLLGQNIDAYGRDLPGVTPEGRHLHTFTDLLYYVHDVPGVERFRFATSHPRYFTERLIKACAELPKVCEHFHIPFQSGDNEVLKAMSRGYTHEKYRRIIDTIRRYMPDASISADAIVGFPGETEAQFENTLKLVEDIGFDQLNTAAYSPRPGTPAALWENQLSEEVKSDRLQRLNHLVAIKAAERSQRYFGRIEEVLVEDQNPKDPTQVMGRTGGNRLTFFTGDIKELKGQLVKVKITEVRAFSLTGEPIEVREPIPV from the coding sequence ATGACCACTTCTAAACGCCGCTATCACATCACTACTTTTGGTTGCCAAATGAATAAAGCCGACTCAGAGCGCATGGCTGGCATTTTAGAAGACATGGGCTTTGAGTTTTCTGAAGATCCCAATTATGCAGATGTTATTCTCTACAATACCTGCACGATTCGGGATAATGCCGAGCAAAAAGTCTATTCTTACCTGGGTAGACAGGCGAAGCGCAAACACGAGCAGCCCGATTTAACATTAATTGTTGCTGGATGCGTTGCTCAACAGGAAGGCGAGAGTTTATTACGCCGCGTCCCCGAATTAGATTTGGTGATGGGGCCGCAACACGCCAACCGTCTCAAAGATTTGCTGGAATCGGTATTTGAAGGCAATCAAGTTGTAGCCACCGAGCCAGTTTACATTATGGAAGATATCACCCAGCCGCGACGGGATAGCAAAGTTACGGCTTGGGTGAATGTGATTTATGGCTGCAACGAACGCTGCACTTATTGCGTAGTCCCGAATGTGCGTGGTGTAGAACAATCCCGCACGCCAGAAGCGATTCGCGCCGAAATCGAAGAACTTGGAAGACAAGGTTATAAGGAAATTACCCTACTCGGTCAAAATATTGACGCTTATGGTCGTGACTTACCAGGAGTGACACCAGAAGGACGACATCTGCATACGTTCACAGATTTACTCTATTACGTGCATGATGTGCCAGGAGTTGAAAGATTCCGCTTTGCTACTAGCCATCCCCGTTATTTTACTGAGCGTTTAATTAAAGCTTGTGCCGAATTACCCAAGGTTTGCGAACACTTCCACATCCCCTTCCAATCTGGGGATAACGAAGTCTTGAAGGCAATGTCACGGGGTTATACCCATGAGAAGTACCGTCGAATAATTGATACAATTCGCCGTTATATGCCAGATGCATCGATTAGTGCCGATGCGATCGTCGGTTTTCCTGGGGAAACAGAAGCACAGTTTGAAAATACCTTGAAGCTAGTAGAAGATATTGGCTTCGATCAGTTGAATACAGCCGCCTATTCGCCACGTCCCGGAACACCCGCGGCTTTGTGGGAAAATCAATTGAGTGAAGAAGTAAAAAGCGATCGCCTACAAAGATTAAATCATTTAGTAGCGATTAAAGCCGCAGAGCGATCGCAACGTTACTTTGGCCGCATTGAGGAAGTTTTAGTAGAAGACCAAAACCCCAAAGATCCAACTCAAGTAATGGGACGCACGGGTGGTAATCGTCTAACTTTCTTTACTGGCGATATCAAGGAACTTAAAGGGCAATTGGTGAAGGTCAAAATCACCGAAGTTCGCGCTTTTAGCTTGACTGGCGAACCCATCGAAGTCCGAGAACCAATACCTGTTTAA
- a CDS encoding pheophorbide a oxygenase: MSNTVLQSEENSLNVTSEIQASQELPAGGRDPERFDWQEVWYPVHYIEDLDKSQLTRFTLLERDIVLWWDKNEQTWRAFTDQCPHRLAPLSEGRINEDGWLECPYHGWAFSGTGKCELIPQQTEAGKAEVSQRACVTSLPTTVRQGLLFVYPGRPENAPHTKVPIVDILEEESEGWVCLNTFRDIPYDALTLMENVLDSSHIPYTHHRTVGNRANVSAVELEIVESGKWGFKGVWEEGPRKGTLGRQDTTFIAPGLMWHDLTSKQFGRTLTVVYATPIRKGECRLFARFPFRFSSKLPGLFLKLTPRWYSHLNQNHVLEDDQIFLHHQERYLEKRGGSANFNKAFYLPTKADLFVSQLRSWVNQYSAESFPGETLSPPLPKELLLDRYHSHTKKCASCRPALRNLQRLRMGLAVVTALVWGLLPLLVLIQGQVSPLTVAISSLGILLGGGIWLGLGKLERRFYQGQETPPRNLPEKGRR, from the coding sequence ATGTCTAACACTGTTTTACAGTCAGAGGAAAATTCTCTGAACGTAACATCCGAAATTCAAGCATCACAAGAGCTTCCTGCTGGGGGACGCGATCCAGAGCGCTTTGACTGGCAGGAGGTTTGGTATCCTGTACATTACATCGAAGATTTAGATAAATCCCAACTAACTCGCTTCACCTTGCTAGAGCGCGATATTGTACTGTGGTGGGATAAAAACGAACAGACATGGCGAGCCTTTACAGACCAATGTCCGCACCGTTTAGCACCACTTTCCGAAGGCCGAATTAATGAGGACGGATGGCTAGAATGTCCTTATCATGGCTGGGCTTTTTCTGGAACGGGTAAGTGCGAACTAATACCGCAACAAACAGAAGCCGGAAAGGCAGAAGTTTCTCAACGTGCTTGCGTTACTTCCCTACCTACTACAGTTCGTCAAGGGCTGTTGTTTGTCTATCCTGGGCGTCCAGAGAATGCACCGCACACCAAAGTTCCAATTGTTGATATTTTGGAAGAAGAATCTGAAGGCTGGGTTTGCCTGAATACCTTTCGAGACATACCTTATGATGCGCTGACGTTGATGGAAAACGTCCTCGACTCCAGCCACATCCCTTACACGCACCACCGCACCGTCGGCAACCGAGCTAATGTCTCTGCTGTAGAATTGGAGATTGTCGAATCAGGCAAATGGGGATTTAAAGGGGTTTGGGAAGAAGGGCCGCGCAAAGGAACTCTAGGACGTCAGGATACTACCTTTATTGCTCCTGGGTTGATGTGGCATGACCTGACTTCTAAGCAATTTGGCCGAACACTCACAGTAGTTTATGCAACTCCGATACGTAAAGGAGAATGTCGCTTATTTGCTCGCTTTCCCTTTAGGTTCTCCTCAAAATTACCGGGGCTATTTCTCAAGCTGACTCCACGCTGGTACTCGCACCTGAATCAAAATCATGTACTAGAAGACGATCAGATTTTCCTACATCACCAAGAAAGGTATCTGGAAAAACGCGGTGGCAGTGCTAATTTTAACAAGGCATTCTATTTGCCTACTAAAGCCGATCTTTTCGTTTCTCAGTTGCGTTCTTGGGTTAATCAATATAGTGCTGAGTCCTTCCCTGGTGAAACTCTCTCACCACCGCTACCCAAGGAATTATTGCTCGATAGATATCATTCTCACACGAAAAAATGTGCTAGCTGCCGCCCTGCCCTCCGTAACTTGCAACGGTTGCGGATGGGATTAGCGGTGGTGACAGCGCTTGTTTGGGGATTGCTTCCTTTACTAGTGTTGATTCAGGGTCAGGTGTCTCCCTTAACTGTGGCTATTTCCAGCCTAGGTATTTTACTAGGTGGCGGAATTTGGTTAGGCTTGGGTAAATTGGAGAGACGATTTTATCAAGGACAGGAAACGCCACCGCGAAATTTACCGGAGAAAGGTAGAAGGTAG
- a CDS encoding carotenoid oxygenase codes for MHILEKKPTKRAWSGAIAQPATEFPPTELPILYGNIPEGLRGTLYRNGPARLERGGIHVGHWFDGDGAILAVNFTDTGATGVYRYVQTAGYQEEAAAGKLLYGNYGMKASGPIWNQWRRPVKHVANTSVLALPDKLLALWEGDNPYALDLESLETRGLDNLGGLDKGLPYSAHPKVDYQTQEIFNFGISPAPNATLNVYKSDFTGKILQKAKFTLEGLPAIHDFVLAGQYLVFFAPAVRANIWPLLLGTSTYSDSLKWHPEVGTQILVIDRDNLSLVSRGETEPWFQWHFANGYVDASGVVIVDIARYRDFQTNQYLKEVATGETHTPAKSTLTRVHLHPDTGKVTAIQELIDRHCEFPSVPQQNVGQASRYTYMSSFRPESDIAQEILNTIARFDSQTETFTEADLGENRYCSEPIHVHDAQNQAQSWLLTLVYDGNSHSSEVWVFDSDRLDETPICKLGLPSVIPPGFHGTWKPA; via the coding sequence ATGCATATACTTGAGAAAAAGCCTACAAAAAGAGCTTGGTCTGGAGCGATCGCTCAACCTGCAACCGAATTTCCACCTACGGAATTACCAATTCTTTATGGCAACATCCCTGAAGGCTTACGTGGCACCCTTTACCGCAATGGCCCCGCACGACTAGAACGTGGTGGAATACACGTAGGACACTGGTTTGATGGCGATGGGGCAATTCTAGCTGTGAATTTTACCGATACAGGAGCAACTGGAGTTTATCGCTACGTGCAAACAGCCGGTTATCAAGAAGAAGCAGCCGCAGGTAAACTGCTTTACGGTAACTATGGCATGAAAGCATCAGGGCCAATTTGGAATCAATGGCGCAGACCCGTCAAGCACGTAGCTAATACCTCAGTATTGGCATTACCAGATAAACTTTTAGCACTCTGGGAAGGCGATAATCCCTATGCCCTCGACCTTGAAAGCTTAGAAACTAGAGGTTTAGATAATTTAGGTGGTTTGGATAAGGGATTACCCTATTCTGCGCATCCCAAAGTCGATTACCAAACTCAAGAGATTTTTAACTTTGGCATTAGTCCAGCACCAAATGCCACGCTCAATGTTTACAAGAGCGACTTTACAGGCAAAATTCTGCAAAAAGCAAAGTTTACATTAGAAGGCCTTCCCGCAATTCATGATTTCGTGCTAGCGGGACAGTATCTGGTATTTTTTGCTCCAGCTGTGCGGGCAAATATTTGGCCTCTCCTTTTGGGAACTAGCACATATAGCGATTCTCTCAAATGGCATCCAGAAGTAGGTACTCAAATTTTGGTAATTGACCGTGACAATTTATCTTTAGTCAGTCGTGGAGAAACCGAACCTTGGTTTCAATGGCATTTTGCTAACGGTTATGTCGATGCTAGCGGCGTAGTAATTGTAGATATCGCCCGTTATCGAGATTTTCAGACCAACCAATATCTCAAAGAAGTAGCCACAGGAGAAACTCACACCCCAGCTAAAAGTACTCTAACGCGAGTTCATCTACATCCCGACACAGGTAAAGTTACAGCAATTCAAGAACTAATAGATAGACATTGTGAATTTCCTAGCGTACCACAGCAAAATGTCGGACAAGCCTCGCGCTATACATATATGTCTTCATTCCGCCCAGAATCGGATATAGCCCAAGAAATATTAAACACGATCGCGCGTTTCGATAGCCAAACTGAAACCTTTACCGAGGCAGATTTAGGCGAAAATCGCTATTGCTCAGAACCTATTCACGTTCATGATGCACAAAATCAAGCGCAAAGTTGGCTGCTAACCCTTGTCTATGACGGCAATTCTCATAGTAGCGAAGTTTGGGTATTTGATAGCGATCGCCTGGATGAAACACCGATTTGCAAACTAGGATTACCTAGCGTCATTCCCCCAGGTTTTCACGGTACTTGGAAACCTGCTTAA